Proteins found in one Sorghum bicolor cultivar BTx623 chromosome 1, Sorghum_bicolor_NCBIv3, whole genome shotgun sequence genomic segment:
- the LOC110431824 gene encoding dehydrodolichyl diphosphate synthase complex subunit NUS1-like isoform X3, with the protein MNQPPPHMSRPSIIIKLILGLLWTITHLAISFLNLWSHLIYSLECYVISSGLLRKYQNLHLGRLKCLAIVVDSKEAKSTAKVKQLLCWLSSMGVKYVCLYDIEGVLKKSFEPAVNASRDRTAGEHFGIGGNISDLQCSQREMVIDCLSGSDGKEGIAKAGSLLCSTYINGDTHGDGKRKPAFTEADMASALKAVGCGGPEPDLLLMYGPARCHLGFPAWRLRYTEIMYMGPLKSMKYGAIVKALYNFSKKHQNYGK; encoded by the exons ATGAATCAGCCCCCTCCACAT ATGTCTAGACCATCAATTATTATCAAGCTCATTTTGGGGTTGCTGTGGACCATCACCCACTTAGCAATCAGCTTTTTAAATTTATGGTCACATCTGATTTATAGTTTAGAATGCTATGTTATTTCATCTGGATTGTTGCGGAAGTATCAGAATCTTCATCTGGGTAGACTGAAGTGCTTGGCTATTGTGGTAGATAGCAAAGAAGCTAAAAGTACTGCAAAGGTCAAGCAACTGTTATGCTGGCTCTCATCTATGGGTGTGAAGTATGTATGTCTCTACGACATCGAGG GAGTACTGAAGAAATCATTTGAACCTGCTGTGAATGCTTCAAGAGATAGGACTGCAGGAGAACATTTT GGCATTGGAGGAAACATCAGTGATCTACAGTGTAGCCAAAGAGAGATGGTAATAGACTGTCTTTCTGGTTCTGATGGCAAGGAGGGTATTGCAAAAGCAGGCAGTTTACTTTGCTCAACTTACATCAATGGTGATACTCATGGAGATGGCAAAAGGAAACCAGCATTTACAGAAGCTGACATGGCTAGTGCACTGAAAGCTGTAG GTTGTGGTGGACCAGAacctgatcttcttctcatgtatGGTCCTGCTAGATGCCATTTAGGATTTCCTGCATGGAGATTACGGTATACTGAAATTAT GTATATGGGGCCACTGAAGTCAATGAAATATGGTGCTATTGTGAAGGCCTTATATAACTTCTCAAAGAAACACCAAAATTATG GGAAATGA
- the LOC110431824 gene encoding dehydrodolichyl diphosphate synthase complex subunit NUS1-like isoform X2: MDSKPMEAFVASEASVFMNQPPPHMSRPSIIIKLILGLLWTITHLAISFLNLWSHLIYSLECYVISSGLLRKYQNLHLGRLKCLAIVVDSKEAKSTAKVKQLLCWLSSMGVKYVCLYDIEGVLKKSFEPAVNASRDRTAGEHFGIGGNISDLQCSQREMVIDCLSGSDGKEGIAKAGSLLCSTYINGDTHGDGKRKPAFTEADMASALKAVGCGGPEPDLLLMYGPARCHLGFPAWRLRYTEIMYMGPLKSMKYGAIVKALYNFSKKHQNYGK; the protein is encoded by the exons ATGGATTCCAAACCCAT GGAAGCTTTTGTGGCAAGTGAGGCCTCCGTCTTCATGAATCAGCCCCCTCCACAT ATGTCTAGACCATCAATTATTATCAAGCTCATTTTGGGGTTGCTGTGGACCATCACCCACTTAGCAATCAGCTTTTTAAATTTATGGTCACATCTGATTTATAGTTTAGAATGCTATGTTATTTCATCTGGATTGTTGCGGAAGTATCAGAATCTTCATCTGGGTAGACTGAAGTGCTTGGCTATTGTGGTAGATAGCAAAGAAGCTAAAAGTACTGCAAAGGTCAAGCAACTGTTATGCTGGCTCTCATCTATGGGTGTGAAGTATGTATGTCTCTACGACATCGAGG GAGTACTGAAGAAATCATTTGAACCTGCTGTGAATGCTTCAAGAGATAGGACTGCAGGAGAACATTTT GGCATTGGAGGAAACATCAGTGATCTACAGTGTAGCCAAAGAGAGATGGTAATAGACTGTCTTTCTGGTTCTGATGGCAAGGAGGGTATTGCAAAAGCAGGCAGTTTACTTTGCTCAACTTACATCAATGGTGATACTCATGGAGATGGCAAAAGGAAACCAGCATTTACAGAAGCTGACATGGCTAGTGCACTGAAAGCTGTAG GTTGTGGTGGACCAGAacctgatcttcttctcatgtatGGTCCTGCTAGATGCCATTTAGGATTTCCTGCATGGAGATTACGGTATACTGAAATTAT GTATATGGGGCCACTGAAGTCAATGAAATATGGTGCTATTGTGAAGGCCTTATATAACTTCTCAAAGAAACACCAAAATTATG GGAAATGA
- the LOC8081887 gene encoding probable serine acetyltransferase 4, with protein MAACVDKWQPTHAGRLSGAIYRFLPDGATDRAVTTAAPASASGGDDDVWEELRAEAQADADAEPLLRKFYGDLVLTRQSLEAALAAHLSAKLCIPGVLPQDALRDLLAAALAAHPDAGRATRADLRAARDRDAACERMVHCFLYYKGFLALQAHRAAHGLWSDGRSAAALLLQSRASEVFGVDIHPGARIGSGILFDHATGIVIGETAVVGNDVSILHGVTLGGTGKESGDRHPKVGDGVLIGAGASVLGNVRIGAGAKIGAGAVVLRDVPEGTTAVGNPAKAVGKKAVPQRRPEEQPGVTMEQGWSDYVI; from the coding sequence ATGGCTGCCTGTGTCGACAAGTGGCAACCCACGCACGCCGGCCGCCTCTCCGGCGCCATCTACCGCTTCTTGCCGGACGGCGCCACGGACCGCGCGGTGACCACCGCTGCGCCGGCGTCCGcgagcggcggcgacgacgacgtctGGGAGGAGCTGCGCGCGGAGGCGCAGGCCGACGCGGACGCCGAGCCGCTCCTGCGCAAGTTCTACGGCGACCTCGTGCTGACGCGCCAGTCGCTGGAGGCCGCCCTCGCGGCGCACCTGTCGGCCAAGCTCTGCATCCCCGGCGTGCTGCCGCAGGACGCGCTGCGGGACCTCCTGGCCGCCGCGCTGGCCGCGCACCCGGACGCCGGCCGCGCCACGCGCGCCGACCTCCGGGCGGCGCGCGACCGCGACGCGGCCTGCGAACGGATGGTGCACTGCTTCCTCTACTACAAGGGCTTCCTCGCCCTGCAGGCGCACCGCGCCGCGCACGGGCTCTGGTCCGATGGCCGCTCGGCCGCCGCGCTCCTCCTTCAGAGCCGGGCGTCCGAGGTGTTCGGCGTCGACATCCACCCCGGCGCGCGCATTGGCTCGGGCATCCTGTTCGACCACGCCACGGGCATCGTCATCGGCGAGACGGCCGTCGTCGGGAACGACGTCTCCATCCTGCACGGCGTCACGCTCGGAGGCACGGGGAAGGAGTCCGGCGACCGGCACCCCAAGGTCGGGGATGGGGTGCTGATCGGCGCCGGCGCCAGCGTGCTCGGCAATGTGCGGATTGGAGCCGGGGCGAAGATCGGAGCTGGGGCGGTCGTTCTACGGGACGTGCCGGAGGGAACCACGGCCGTCGGGAACCCCGCGAAGGCGGTCGGGAAGAAGGCGGTGCCGCAGCGGCGGCCGGAAGAGCAGCCCGGGGTGACCATGGAGCAAGGGTGGTCGGACTACGTGATTTGA
- the LOC8081886 gene encoding 30S ribosomal protein S10, chloroplastic produces MAVPTSTSTSPTLPLLFLHRGTANPSPAALSFPSSLRGVSLRSRAAAAPPAETLSDDGIPDAPPEGEGTGIPLPSSIGDDGEQLAPKQKIRIKLRSYWVPLIEDSCKKIIEAAKTTNAKTMGPVPLPTKRRVYCVLNSPHVHKDSRFHFEIRTHQRLIDIMYPTAQTIDSLMQLQLPAGVDVEVKL; encoded by the exons ATGGCCGtccccacctccacctccacctcccccACGCTTCCCCTTCTCTTCCTCCATCGCGGCACCGCAAACCCTAGCCCCGCGGCTCTCTCCTTCCCGTCCTCCCTCCGCGGCGTGTCCCTCCGCTCCCGGGCCGCCGCCGCACCGCCCGCAGAGACCCTCTCTGACGACGGCATCCCCGACGCGCCACCG GAAGGGGAGGGAACAGGAATTCCGTTGCCATCGTCGATTGGGGATGATGGGGAGCAG CTCGCACCCAAACAGAAGATCAGAATCAAGCTGCGGTCCTACTGGGTGCCGTTGATAGAGGACTCCTGCAAGAAGATAATTGAAGCTGCCAAAACAACCAACGCAAAGACCATGGGTCCTGTTCCTCTGCCCACTAAGCGGAGAGTCTATTGTGTGCTTAACTCTCCTCACGTGCACAAGGACTCACGGTTCCATTTCGAGATCCGGACGCATCAGCGGCTGATTGACATCATGTATCCAACTGCCCAAACAATTGATTCATTGATGCAACTCCAGCTCCCTGCCGGTGTGGATGTTGAGGTTAAGCTATGA
- the LOC8054252 gene encoding plant-specific TFIIB-related protein 1 — MSSQCPYCRASGPVRCATTQPPLSRAVSECSACARIVVERHLHTHPFFPLLPSLHPLPLVTPDLATAVDPAPSPSPGDEDDEDPFLPAGFVSAFSAFSLERHPVLARSASTFSGLLAELERALAVDSAAAAASNPDPAGPMVSVDSLRAYLQIVDVASILRLDRDIADHAFELFKDCSSATCLRNRSVEALATAALVQAIREAQQPRTLQEISTASNLPQKEIGKYIKILGESLKLSQPLNSNSIAVHMPRFCSLLQLNKSAQELAAHIGEVVVNKCFCTRRNPISISAAAIYLACQLEDKRKTQAEICKVTGLTEVTLRKVYKELLENWDDLLPPDYTPATPPEKAFPMTNIYSGRSASGKDLYQDKIFESIKQKCPEPAEPDHMVIVKEEEDKKTIALGRPPTKPDAHDLGKVFRPPNAPFSTSPKSDCDKTETSVRGFNLNEVSCAMDSDRTDITVKPAFGDRLSNESNVIQSPNRQPLPWQHKQGAPATTPSYSRLREQQSGLDLVAALKRIGKRSAGDGGDGRDREGK; from the exons ATGTCGTCGCAGTGCCCATACTGCCGCGCATCGGGGCCGGTGCGTTGCGCGACGACGCAGCCGCCGCTCTCGCGCGCCGTGTCCGAGTGCTCCGCCTGCGCCCGCATCGTCGTCGAGCGCCACCTCCACACGCACCCCTTCTTCCCCCTTCTCCCCTCACTCCATCCGCTTCCCCTAGTCACCCCCGACCTCGCCACCGCCGTCGATCCCGCCCCCTCCCCATCACCCGGCGACGAAGATGACGAGGACCCTTTTCTCCCCGCGGGCTTCGTCTCCGCTTTCTCGGCTTTCTCCCTCGAGCGCCACCCCGTCCTCGCCCGCTCCGCCTCCACCTTCTCCggcctcctcgccgagctcgaGCGCGCGCTCGCCGTCGactccgccgccgcagccgcctcCAACCCGGACCCCGCCGGGCCCATGGTCTCCGTCGACAGCCTCCGCGCCTACCTCCAGATCGTCGACGTCGCCTCCATACTCCGCCTCGACAGGGACATAGCCGACCACGCCTTCGAGCTCTTCAAGGATTGCTCGTCCGCGACCTGCCTCAGGAATCGGAGCGTCGAGGCGCTCGCGACCGCCGCGCTCGTGCAGGCTATCCGCGAGGCGCAGCAGCCTCGGACGCTGCAG GAAATCTCTACTGCTAGCAATCTTCCTCAAAAAGAGATAGGAAAATACATCAAAATACTCGGCGAATCTCTGAAACTGAGTCAACCACTTAACAGCAACTCAATAGCTGTTCATATGCCCCGATTTTGCAGTTTGCTCCAGCTGAATAAATCTGCTCAG GAACTTGCAGCTCATATTGGTGAGGTGGTTGTTAATAAGTGCTTCTGTACACGGCGAAATCCCATAAGTATATCTGCTGCCGCTATCTACCTTGCATGTCAGCTTGAAGACAAACGCAAAACTCAGGCAGAGATCTGTAAGGTTACGGGCCTCACAGAGGTCACATTACGCAAAGTGTACAAAGAACTGTTGGAGAATTGGGATGATTTGCTCCCCCCTGACTATACACCTGCCACACCACCAGAGAAAGCTTTCCCCATGACCAACATTTACTCAGGGCGCTCAGCAAGTGGCAAGGATCTGTATCAGGATAAGATATTCGAGAGTATTAAGCAAAAATGCCCCGAGCCTGCAGAGCCTGACCACATGGTCATCGTGAAAGAAGAGGAAGACAAGAAAACGATTGCTCTTGGTCGTCCACCAACAAAACCTGATGCTCACGACTTAGGCAAGGTGTTCCGGCCACCAAATGCCCCTTTCTCGACATCTCCTAAATCTGATTGTGACAAGACAGAAACTAGTGTTCGTGGGTTCAACCTTAATGAGGTATCATGTGCAATGGATTCTGATAGAACAGACATCACAGTGAAGCCAGCCTTTGGTGATCGATTGTCGAATGAATCGAATGTGATTCAATCTCCCAACAGGCAGCCTTTACCGTGGCAGCATAAGCAGGGGGCGCCTGCAACTACTCCATCATATTCAAGGCTTCGCGAGCAACAGTCGGGCCTGGATCTTGTAGCTGCTCTGAAGAGGATTGGGAAAAGGAGTGCTGGGGATGGTGGTGATGGCCGGGATAGAGAAGGGAAATGA
- the LOC110431824 gene encoding dehydrodolichyl diphosphate synthase complex subunit NUS1-like isoform X1, translating to MGISTSFPSCAAATSVSARSLMTSGAVSRTDKMREAFVASEASVFMNQPPPHMSRPSIIIKLILGLLWTITHLAISFLNLWSHLIYSLECYVISSGLLRKYQNLHLGRLKCLAIVVDSKEAKSTAKVKQLLCWLSSMGVKYVCLYDIEGVLKKSFEPAVNASRDRTAGEHFGIGGNISDLQCSQREMVIDCLSGSDGKEGIAKAGSLLCSTYINGDTHGDGKRKPAFTEADMASALKAVGCGGPEPDLLLMYGPARCHLGFPAWRLRYTEIMYMGPLKSMKYGAIVKALYNFSKKHQNYGK from the exons ATGGGGATTTCTACCTCGTTCCCTTCTTGTGCGGCAGCTACGTCGGTTTCAGCTCGGTCTCTAATGACCTCCGGCGCGGTTTCTCGTACGGACAAGATGAG GGAAGCTTTTGTGGCAAGTGAGGCCTCCGTCTTCATGAATCAGCCCCCTCCACAT ATGTCTAGACCATCAATTATTATCAAGCTCATTTTGGGGTTGCTGTGGACCATCACCCACTTAGCAATCAGCTTTTTAAATTTATGGTCACATCTGATTTATAGTTTAGAATGCTATGTTATTTCATCTGGATTGTTGCGGAAGTATCAGAATCTTCATCTGGGTAGACTGAAGTGCTTGGCTATTGTGGTAGATAGCAAAGAAGCTAAAAGTACTGCAAAGGTCAAGCAACTGTTATGCTGGCTCTCATCTATGGGTGTGAAGTATGTATGTCTCTACGACATCGAGG GAGTACTGAAGAAATCATTTGAACCTGCTGTGAATGCTTCAAGAGATAGGACTGCAGGAGAACATTTT GGCATTGGAGGAAACATCAGTGATCTACAGTGTAGCCAAAGAGAGATGGTAATAGACTGTCTTTCTGGTTCTGATGGCAAGGAGGGTATTGCAAAAGCAGGCAGTTTACTTTGCTCAACTTACATCAATGGTGATACTCATGGAGATGGCAAAAGGAAACCAGCATTTACAGAAGCTGACATGGCTAGTGCACTGAAAGCTGTAG GTTGTGGTGGACCAGAacctgatcttcttctcatgtatGGTCCTGCTAGATGCCATTTAGGATTTCCTGCATGGAGATTACGGTATACTGAAATTAT GTATATGGGGCCACTGAAGTCAATGAAATATGGTGCTATTGTGAAGGCCTTATATAACTTCTCAAAGAAACACCAAAATTATG GGAAATGA